A genomic segment from Nonomuraea helvata encodes:
- a CDS encoding cystathionine gamma-synthase, with translation MSNGFETLAIHAGQEPDPVTGAVVPPIYATSTYKQDGVGGLRSGYEYSRSANPTRTALEEALAAVEGGVRGLAFASGLAAEDTLLRTVCKPQDHVIIPNDAYGGTYRLFAKVQQRWDLHYDPVPLHDLDAVAAAMTQKTKVVWVETPTNPLLGIADIAALAQLAHDNGSLLVVDNTFASPYLQQPLSLGADVVVHSTTKYVGGHSDVVGGALVTADRGLGEELTYHQNAMGAVAGPFDAWLTLRGLKTLGVRMDRHCDNAERVVDLLLAHPRVTEVLYPGLAEHAGHEVAAKQMKRFGGMVSFRVAGGEAEAVEVCNRAKLFTLGESLGGVESLIEHPGRMTHASAAGSPLEVPNDLVRLSVGIETVDDLLADLTQALG, from the coding sequence ATGAGCAACGGTTTTGAGACGCTGGCCATCCACGCAGGTCAGGAACCCGACCCGGTGACAGGCGCGGTCGTTCCGCCGATTTACGCGACGTCCACGTACAAGCAGGACGGCGTGGGGGGCCTGCGTTCCGGCTACGAGTACAGCCGCTCGGCCAACCCCACGAGGACGGCGCTCGAAGAGGCGCTGGCGGCGGTGGAGGGCGGCGTGCGCGGGCTGGCGTTCGCCTCGGGGCTGGCCGCCGAGGACACCCTGCTGCGCACGGTGTGCAAGCCGCAGGACCACGTCATCATCCCCAACGACGCGTACGGCGGGACGTACCGGCTGTTCGCCAAGGTCCAGCAGCGCTGGGACCTGCACTACGACCCGGTCCCGCTGCACGACCTCGACGCCGTCGCGGCGGCGATGACGCAGAAGACGAAGGTCGTCTGGGTCGAGACCCCCACCAACCCGCTGCTCGGCATCGCCGACATCGCCGCGCTGGCGCAGCTGGCCCACGACAACGGGTCACTGCTGGTGGTCGACAACACGTTCGCGTCGCCGTACCTGCAGCAACCGCTGTCTCTGGGGGCGGACGTCGTCGTCCACTCGACCACCAAGTACGTGGGCGGCCACTCCGACGTGGTCGGCGGGGCGCTGGTCACCGCCGACCGCGGGCTGGGAGAGGAGCTGACCTACCACCAGAACGCGATGGGAGCGGTGGCGGGGCCCTTCGACGCGTGGCTGACGCTGCGCGGGCTCAAGACGCTCGGCGTACGCATGGACCGCCACTGCGACAACGCCGAGCGCGTCGTCGACCTGCTGCTGGCGCACCCCCGGGTGACCGAGGTGCTCTACCCGGGGCTGGCCGAGCACGCCGGGCACGAGGTGGCGGCCAAGCAGATGAAGCGGTTCGGGGGCATGGTGTCGTTCCGCGTCGCCGGGGGCGAGGCGGAGGCCGTGGAGGTCTGCAACCGGGCCAAGCTCTTCACGCTGGGTGAGTCGCTGGGCGGGGTGGAGTCGCTGATCGAGCACCCGGGGAGGATGACGCACGCCTCGGCGGCCGGGTCGCCGCTGG
- a CDS encoding BTAD domain-containing putative transcriptional regulator — translation MLGPLEVWSEDGSPVRVAEPKVRALLADLLAHGGGPLSADRLIDDLWGARPGRNPVGTLQARVSQLRRSLGDPGSVVRDPAGYRLARADSDALRFQSLVERRSPDLARRAAELDEALRLWRGPAYADFADAAFARAEAARLEEARLAALEEQAEVRLELGEPVDMGDLVARHPLRERLVASHMKALYRGGRQSEALAAYGELRRRLGEELGLDPSPALTELHQAILRQDPSLTSQDRTPGSPTGMPAPRTNLPAPLTELIGRQAELDEVRALLTTSRLVTLTGPGGVGKTRLALAAAADSPDRAWLVELAGAVDVAETVAATLGVRDDSAVALTSRLAGALAGKRMLLVLDNCEHLVEQVAELVSALLRAAPELRVLATSQEPLGVTGEHVRVVPPLPEPEAVRLFTARANVEPSETVATVCRRLDGIPLALELAATRVRALGVKELADRLDDRFRLLSAGTRDAPARQRTLRAMIDWSWELLSDAERVVLRRLAVHADGCTLDAAEEVCAEPGVDVLDTLARLVDRSLVVRVPGPRFRLLESVTAYCVERLREAGEHDAVRERHARYYTALASRADLRGPGQREWLARLDAESANLRLAVAGPEPLRLVNALAWYWVLRGRLHEARRSLTTALATQGTLTPPPVFPSGEAAPTAALPSGAARSGAVPSGAVAVEAARASVWLAGIELLIGGPASPVRRADLDPAGVALADWFLSHVRWAYGDRQAHEAAAGRALAAYRKSGDRWGVAAALCLRGRLAVGRGDLAAMERDGERGLEIFGELGDAWGRMEAMDVLDRAAEIRGDYAKAARLREEALRLAEELGFEVSFRLAALGRIAMLSGDYERADDYHERARRVAVEQSYKSAEENAVLGLAMSARRQGRYEQAESYLLPLLDWLRQVRGTPGIAFVMAELGFAAEQRGAAATALARHREGYEAARATADPRAIALALEGLAGAMSLNGGNPVGPVVAARLIGAATAIRKAVGAPLPPGERLDVERISRRLRAALGDEGFEQALREGELGDHFPGALGGGARVESAAQRLHPLRHPDQPEPAAEAGDARI, via the coding sequence GTGTTGGGCCCGCTCGAGGTCTGGTCGGAGGACGGCTCGCCCGTCCGGGTGGCCGAGCCCAAGGTGCGCGCGCTCCTGGCCGACCTGCTGGCGCACGGGGGCGGGCCGCTCTCCGCCGACCGGCTGATCGACGACCTCTGGGGCGCCCGGCCCGGCCGCAACCCGGTCGGAACCCTCCAGGCCCGCGTCTCCCAGCTCCGCCGCTCGCTCGGCGACCCTGGTTCGGTGGTGCGGGATCCCGCCGGATACCGCCTGGCCCGTGCCGACTCCGACGCCCTGCGCTTCCAGTCCCTCGTGGAGCGGCGCTCCCCGGACCTCGCTCGGCGTGCCGCCGAGCTGGACGAGGCCCTGAGGCTGTGGCGCGGGCCCGCGTACGCCGACTTCGCCGACGCCGCCTTCGCGCGAGCCGAGGCGGCGCGCCTGGAAGAGGCGCGCCTGGCGGCGCTGGAGGAGCAGGCGGAGGTACGGCTGGAGCTGGGCGAGCCCGTGGACATGGGCGATCTGGTGGCCCGTCACCCGCTGCGCGAACGGCTGGTCGCCTCGCACATGAAGGCGCTCTACCGGGGTGGGCGGCAGAGCGAGGCCCTGGCCGCCTACGGCGAGTTGCGGCGGCGGCTGGGGGAGGAGCTCGGGCTGGACCCGTCGCCCGCGCTGACCGAGCTCCACCAGGCCATCCTGCGCCAGGACCCGAGCCTGACATCCCAAGACCGGACGCCCGGCTCGCCCACCGGCATGCCCGCGCCCCGCACGAACCTGCCCGCGCCGCTCACCGAGCTGATCGGCAGGCAGGCGGAGCTGGACGAGGTCCGTGCGCTGCTGACCACCTCCCGCCTGGTGACGCTCACGGGGCCGGGCGGCGTCGGAAAGACCCGGCTCGCCCTGGCCGCCGCCGCGGATTCTCCCGATCGTGCGTGGTTGGTCGAGCTGGCGGGCGCGGTCGATGTGGCCGAGACGGTCGCGGCCACGCTCGGCGTGCGGGACGACTCCGCCGTCGCGCTGACGTCCCGGCTGGCGGGCGCGCTGGCCGGCAAGCGCATGCTGCTCGTCCTGGACAACTGCGAGCACCTGGTGGAGCAGGTCGCCGAGCTGGTCTCCGCCCTGCTGCGGGCGGCCCCGGAGCTCCGCGTGCTCGCCACGAGCCAGGAGCCGCTGGGCGTGACGGGCGAGCACGTACGCGTGGTGCCGCCCCTGCCCGAACCCGAGGCCGTACGGCTCTTCACGGCAAGGGCGAACGTCGAGCCGAGCGAGACCGTGGCCACCGTCTGCAGACGGCTCGACGGCATTCCGCTGGCGCTGGAGCTGGCCGCCACCCGGGTACGCGCTCTCGGGGTGAAGGAGCTGGCGGACCGGCTGGACGACCGGTTCAGGCTGCTCAGCGCCGGCACGCGGGACGCGCCCGCGAGGCAGCGCACGCTCCGGGCGATGATCGACTGGAGCTGGGAGCTGCTCTCCGACGCCGAGCGCGTCGTGCTGCGGCGGCTGGCCGTACACGCTGACGGGTGCACGCTGGACGCGGCCGAGGAGGTGTGCGCCGAGCCCGGCGTCGACGTGCTCGACACGCTGGCCAGGCTGGTGGACCGGTCACTGGTCGTACGCGTGCCGGGGCCGCGGTTCCGGCTGCTGGAGTCGGTGACGGCGTACTGCGTGGAGCGGCTGCGCGAGGCGGGGGAGCACGACGCGGTCAGGGAGCGCCACGCCCGCTACTACACCGCCCTGGCCTCGCGGGCCGACCTCAGGGGGCCGGGGCAGCGCGAGTGGCTCGCGCGGCTCGACGCCGAGAGCGCCAACCTCCGGCTCGCCGTCGCGGGGCCTGAGCCGCTTCGGCTGGTCAACGCCCTCGCCTGGTACTGGGTCCTGCGCGGCCGCCTCCACGAGGCCCGCCGCTCCCTCACGACGGCCCTGGCCACCCAGGGCACACTCACCCCACCACCGGTGTTCCCGTCCGGAGAGGCGGCGCCAACCGCTGCGCTGCCTTCGGGGGCGGCACGATCAGGAGCGGTGCCTTCCGGGGCGGTGGCGGTCGAAGCGGCACGGGCCTCGGTGTGGCTGGCGGGGATCGAGCTGCTGATCGGGGGGCCGGCCTCGCCGGTCCGCCGTGCCGATCTCGATCCGGCGGGTGTCGCGCTGGCCGACTGGTTCCTGAGCCACGTCCGGTGGGCCTACGGCGACAGGCAGGCGCACGAGGCGGCGGCCGGGCGGGCGCTGGCGGCGTACCGGAAGTCGGGTGATCGGTGGGGTGTGGCGGCGGCGCTCTGCCTGCGCGGCAGGCTCGCCGTCGGCCGGGGCGACCTCGCGGCGATGGAGCGGGACGGAGAGCGGGGCCTGGAGATCTTCGGAGAGCTGGGCGACGCGTGGGGGCGCATGGAGGCCATGGACGTGCTCGACCGGGCGGCCGAGATCCGCGGGGACTACGCCAAGGCCGCCCGGCTGCGCGAGGAGGCGCTGCGGCTGGCCGAGGAGCTGGGGTTCGAGGTGTCGTTCAGGCTGGCCGCCCTGGGCCGGATCGCGATGCTGTCGGGCGATTACGAGCGGGCCGACGACTACCACGAGCGCGCCAGGCGGGTGGCGGTCGAGCAGTCGTACAAGTCGGCCGAGGAGAACGCCGTGCTCGGCCTGGCCATGAGCGCCAGGCGGCAGGGCAGGTACGAGCAGGCGGAGTCGTACCTGCTGCCCCTGCTGGACTGGCTGCGGCAGGTGCGGGGGACGCCGGGGATCGCGTTCGTCATGGCGGAGCTTGGCTTCGCCGCCGAGCAGCGCGGCGCCGCGGCGACGGCGCTGGCCAGGCATCGCGAAGGGTACGAGGCCGCGCGGGCGACCGCCGACCCCCGCGCGATCGCGCTGGCACTGGAGGGCCTGGCCGGAGCCATGTCGCTGAACGGCGGTAACCCCGTCGGGCCGGTGGTGGCGGCGAGGCTGATCGGGGCGGCCACGGCCATCCGGAAGGCGGTGGGTGCGCCCCTGCCGCCGGGTGAGCGGCTGGATGTGGAGCGGATCAGCCGGAGGCTGCGTGCCGCGCTGGGGGACGAGGGGTTCGAGCAGGCTCTAAGGGAGGGCGAACTCGGCGACCACTTCCCAGGCGCCCTCGGCGGAGGGGCCCGCGTAGAGTCTGCCGCCCAGCGCCTCCACCCGCTCCGCCATCCCGACCAGCCCGAACCCGCCGCCGAGGCGGGAGACGCGCGAATCTGA
- a CDS encoding cystathionine beta-synthase — MRVYDSLVDLIGNTPLVRLHKVNAGLSAQVLAKVEYLNPGGSVKDRIAVRMIEAAEASGALRPGGVIVEPTSGNTGVGLAIVAQQKGYRCLFVVPDKVAQDKIAVLRAYGAEVVVCPTAVSPDHPDSYYSVSDRLAREVPNAWKPDQYSNVNNPDSHYHSTGPEIWEQTEGRITHFVAGIGTGGTISGTGRYLKEISGGRVKIIGADPEGSVYSGGTGRPYLVEGVGEDIWPATYDTKICDEIIAVSDKESFNMTRRLAREEGLLVGGSCGMAVVAALRVAATAAPDDVIVVLLPDGGRGYLSKIFNDDWMADYGFLTESSDEGLVGDVLARKGPGLPEFVHVHPHESVSTAIAIMREYSVSQLPVMKEEPPVMAAEVVGSIVERDLLEALYHGRLSSDDPIADHMSAPLPTIGSGEPVARAVEALEKADAAVVLEDGKPSGLITRQDLLAFLANH, encoded by the coding sequence GTGCGCGTTTACGATTCCCTGGTCGATCTGATCGGGAACACTCCGCTCGTCCGGCTGCACAAAGTCAATGCGGGGCTCTCCGCACAGGTGCTGGCCAAAGTCGAGTATCTCAATCCGGGTGGCTCGGTCAAGGACCGCATCGCCGTGCGCATGATCGAGGCCGCGGAGGCGTCGGGCGCGCTGCGGCCCGGCGGCGTGATCGTCGAGCCGACCTCGGGCAACACCGGCGTGGGCCTGGCGATCGTGGCTCAGCAGAAGGGATACCGGTGCCTGTTCGTGGTGCCGGACAAGGTGGCCCAGGACAAGATCGCGGTGCTGCGGGCGTACGGGGCGGAGGTCGTGGTCTGCCCGACCGCCGTCTCGCCCGACCACCCCGACTCGTACTACTCGGTGTCCGACCGGCTGGCCCGCGAGGTGCCGAACGCCTGGAAGCCCGACCAGTACTCCAACGTCAACAACCCCGACTCCCACTACCACTCGACGGGGCCGGAGATCTGGGAGCAGACCGAGGGCCGGATCACCCACTTCGTGGCGGGCATCGGCACCGGCGGCACGATCAGCGGCACCGGCCGCTACCTCAAGGAGATCTCGGGCGGCCGGGTGAAGATCATCGGGGCTGACCCCGAGGGCTCGGTCTACTCGGGCGGCACCGGCCGGCCGTACCTCGTGGAAGGGGTCGGGGAGGACATCTGGCCCGCCACGTACGACACCAAGATCTGCGACGAGATCATCGCGGTGTCGGACAAGGAGTCGTTCAACATGACCCGCCGGCTGGCCCGCGAGGAGGGGCTGCTGGTCGGCGGCTCGTGCGGGATGGCGGTCGTGGCGGCGCTGCGCGTGGCGGCCACGGCCGCGCCCGACGACGTGATCGTCGTGCTGCTGCCCGACGGCGGCCGCGGCTACCTGTCGAAGATCTTCAACGACGACTGGATGGCCGACTACGGCTTCCTGACCGAGTCCTCCGACGAAGGGCTGGTCGGCGACGTGCTGGCCAGGAAGGGGCCGGGGCTGCCGGAGTTCGTGCACGTGCATCCGCACGAGTCCGTGAGCACCGCTATCGCGATCATGCGCGAATACTCGGTCTCCCAGCTCCCGGTGATGAAGGAGGAGCCGCCGGTCATGGCGGCCGAGGTGGTCGGCTCCATCGTCGAGCGCGACCTCCTCGAAGCGCTCTATCACGGCAGGCTCTCCTCCGACGACCCGATCGCCGATCACATGTCGGCGCCGCTACCCACGATCGGCAGTGGTGAACCTGTGGCTCGTGCGGTTGAAGCGCTGGAGAAGGCCGATGCGGCGGTCGTGCTGGAAGACGGCAAGCCATCGGGCCTGATCACGAGGCAGGACCTGCTCGCCTTCCTGGCGAACCATTAG
- a CDS encoding NAD(P)-dependent oxidoreductase has translation MSQVTVVGLGPMGSKMAETLLASGHQVAVWNRTASKAAPLVAKGARQAESAADGELLVVSQISYQAMYDSLGDARLDGKVVVNLSSDTPEALRGAARWVQERGGTLITAGIMVPPPGIGQPGAYTFYSGPKEVLDRHAGTLEALSEVTYVGPDQGLAMMYYQAQLLIFWSSLTSYMHAMAMLRTAGTSPMEFLPFARDLFTQLGSEGPMGYAKILAQEFEAGEYPGGENSLHMQAVGIGHAVAALADAGLETTMPGALKALFERADAEGRGHEGLGTVIESIRKP, from the coding sequence ATGAGTCAAGTGACAGTCGTGGGACTGGGCCCGATGGGGTCGAAGATGGCAGAGACGCTGCTGGCCTCCGGGCACCAGGTGGCGGTGTGGAACCGTACGGCGAGCAAGGCGGCACCGCTGGTCGCCAAGGGCGCCAGGCAGGCGGAGAGCGCGGCGGACGGCGAGCTGCTGGTGGTCAGCCAGATCAGCTACCAGGCGATGTACGACAGCCTCGGCGACGCCAGGCTGGACGGGAAAGTGGTGGTCAACCTCAGCTCCGACACCCCGGAGGCGCTGCGCGGGGCGGCCCGGTGGGTGCAGGAGCGCGGCGGCACGCTGATCACCGCGGGCATCATGGTCCCGCCGCCCGGCATCGGGCAGCCGGGGGCGTACACCTTCTACAGCGGCCCCAAGGAGGTCCTCGACCGGCACGCGGGGACGCTGGAGGCGCTGAGCGAGGTCACCTACGTCGGGCCGGACCAGGGCCTGGCGATGATGTACTACCAGGCCCAGCTGCTGATCTTCTGGTCGAGCCTGACCAGCTACATGCACGCCATGGCGATGCTGCGCACGGCCGGCACCTCACCGATGGAGTTCCTTCCGTTCGCCCGGGACCTGTTCACCCAGCTGGGCAGCGAGGGCCCCATGGGGTACGCCAAGATCCTGGCCCAGGAGTTCGAGGCCGGTGAATATCCGGGTGGGGAGAACTCCCTGCACATGCAGGCCGTCGGCATCGGCCACGCCGTGGCGGCGCTGGCCGATGCCGGGCTGGAGACCACGATGCCGGGCGCGCTCAAGGCGCTGTTCGAGCGCGCCGACGCCGAGGGCCGCGGCCACGAGGGCCTCGGCACCGTGATCGAGTCGATCAGAAAACCCTGA